The sequence below is a genomic window from Fibrobacter sp..
CCGAAACGATGGAAAGCCTACGGACTGCATCTTGACGGAATTCCGCCTTGAACGTTTGAATGACTGGAGCTGTATGTTCCATATCAAGGGAAACAGGTTCCTGCATCGTCAGGTCCGGGCCATGGTAGGAACGCTCTATGACGTAGGTCGTGGTCGACTTCCTTTGGGTACGGTAAACCAGATTTTCGAAAAGAACTTCCAGGGCGAGCGAACCTGGGCTCCGCCCCAGGGGCTTGTGCTTGAGAATGTGGAATACAAGGACTACTAGTTTGTAAATAAGAAAAGACCTTCCGTATGGAAGGCCTTTTTCGCTAGATAGGTATATGACTAGTCTGCGTTACGGATGGCTTCGAGCATGTCCTTGACGGCACGGTCGAGGCCTACCAGAACAGCCTTGCTTACGATGCTGTGGCCGATGACCAGTTCTTCGATGCCTTCGATGGCGGCGATGGGGCCCACGTTACGGTAGTTCAAGCCACGCCCTGCCTTGACGCGAAGGCCGTACTTACGGGCGAGAACGGTCATGTCCTGGAGGGCGGAAATTTCACGATCCACTTCTTCGGCGCTTCCCAGGGCGCAGGACATGGCGTACTTGCCTGTGTGGAACTCCACGAAATCGGCGCCGATCTTCTTGGCTGCCTTCACCTGTTCGGTTTCGGCATCAATGAAAACGCCTACGGAAATATCGTTGCTCTTGAGCGTCATGACTGGCTTTGCAAGTTCTGCAATCTTGGCTGCGACATTCAAGCCATCTTCAGAAGCCAGTTCCGTGTGAACTTCGGGAACGAGAGTGACGGTGTCGGGCTGGCTGTTAATTGCAATCTGCACCATTTCCTGGCTGGGGGCCATTTCAAGATTCATCTTGGTGGTGACGGTACCGCGAAGCAGACGGACGTCGCGGTCCTGGATGTGGCGCTTGTCTTCACGGAGGTGAACGGTAATGCCGCCTACACCGGCCAGTTCTGCAATAACTGCTGCTGCCACCGGATCCGGTTCAAAGATCTTGCGGGCTTCGCGGATGGTTGCGATATGGTCTACGTTAAAGCCGAGTTTTACTGTCATACAAGCTCCTTATCA
It includes:
- a CDS encoding pyridoxine 5'-phosphate synthase: MTVKLGFNVDHIATIREARKIFEPDPVAAAVIAELAGVGGITVHLREDKRHIQDRDVRLLRGTVTTKMNLEMAPSQEMVQIAINSQPDTVTLVPEVHTELASEDGLNVAAKIAELAKPVMTLKSNDISVGVFIDAETEQVKAAKKIGADFVEFHTGKYAMSCALGSAEEVDREISALQDMTVLARKYGLRVKAGRGLNYRNVGPIAAIEGIEELVIGHSIVSKAVLVGLDRAVKDMLEAIRNAD